The Solanum lycopersicum chromosome 6, SLM_r2.1 genome has a window encoding:
- the LOC138349198 gene encoding uncharacterized protein translates to MLKLFPTIVPLLEALEQMPGAANFIKDFVTMKRLVLCEDDDRMQHSSVIATRSLLQKKEDPGTFTIPCTIGLLHFAKALCDLGENINLLPLSIYKKLGLSDTKTTAMHLLMANRTLKRPRDTP, encoded by the coding sequence ATGTTGAAGTTGTTTCCTACCATTGTCCCTTTGttagaagctcttgaacaaatgcccggtgCTGCCAATTTCATAAAAGATTTTGTTACGATGAAAAGATTAGTCCTTtgtgaggatgatgatagaatgcagcattctagtgttattgctacaagatctctattgcaaaagaaagaagatccgggtactttcactattccttgtacaatcgggttattacattttgcaaaagcattatgtgatcttggggaaAACATAAATTTGTTGCCCctctctatttacaagaagttgggtttgagTGACACAAAGACCACTGCGATGCATCTACTGATGGCCAATCGAACGTTGAAAAGGCCTAGGGATACTCCCTGA